The proteins below come from a single Scatophagus argus isolate fScaArg1 chromosome 15, fScaArg1.pri, whole genome shotgun sequence genomic window:
- the LOC124071783 gene encoding uncharacterized protein LOC124071783 isoform X2, whose product MREGEKGCDMLVPVEYKGVSKWVRVPKTEDVYSYQEFVEGVLVKFNLPDFTSLMLKDSAGVEVDEDIFDELLKSSGVSFKAFTEGCHDDSVEDSSSEASFSEWSPSRASGASSSSGSDVTIILESTKARKRQLIEGPPDSIIAKDTVMVALHSKPGGNQIFKEYEKTNRLSDGTRRKMVNILVADMVETHGRIPPVNVRVTYALGITTLFPNLKDPDSKNGYSGSGYLAWRLKTVQRNSTGEIKKSKSCFQQGPKTSRNMCSVVKQLSGDECKEAMSVMRHSADKKLVKEKMMATFQHRQKVVQDPATTSTVLDHFPRFLDTPGLIDQDFTMLFGEEVSGKFLARWPTFFKPRIISDCKNLPESAHVSELLLSAQQESEDCVWDSEVAAILLLLHLLPPTSKGRKASKISTSDAADRLVKFIKVGRSMDAFLKETGPVQPLLLCVGERKNSIQNFYIVLDQKVIPCSTQTGVAAFDELFKAHFAFAVSYDEALNNFYTFIQTTVYGIDVGVMKESPRVKEIRARLLHTAV is encoded by the exons atgagagagggagagaaag GCTGTGATATGCTGGTTCCTGTAGAGTATAAGGGAGTGAGTAAATGGGTCAGGGTGCCAAAGACAGAAGATGTCTACAGTTACCAAGAATTTGTAGAAGGAG tGCTGGTGAAATTCAATTTGCCAGATTTTACATCTTTGATGCTGAAGGATTCTGCAGGAGTGGAAGTGGATGAGGACATATTTGATGAACTTTTGAAGTCATCGGGGGTGTCTTTTAAAGCCTTCACTGAAGGATGTCATG ATGACAGTGTTGAGGATTCTTCTTCAGAGGCCTCATTCTCAGAGTGGTCCCCATCACGTGCATCTGGGGCGTCATCATCATCGGGTTCAGATGTAACAATAATATTGGAATCCACCAAAGCACGCAAAAGACAGCTGATTGAAGGGCCCCCTGACAGCATTATAGCAAAAGAT ACTGTTATGGTAGCCCTGCATTCAAAGCCAGGTGGTAATCAAATATTCAAAGaatatgagaaaacaaaccGTCTTTCTGATGGTACAAGAAGAAAGATGGTGAACATACTCGTGGCTGACATGGTAGAGACTCATGG GAGGATCCCCCCAGTAAATGTCCGCGTAACATATGCACTTGGCATTACAACGTTGTTCCCCAACTTGAAGGACCCAGATTCAAAGAATGGTTAT AGTGGGTCTGGCTACCTAGCATGGAGGTTGAAAACCGTCCAGCGCAACTCTACTGGAGAGATAAAGAAATCCAAGTCATGTTTTCAACAAGGTCCCAAGACTTCTCGCAACATGTGTTCAGTTGTGAAGCAGTTGTCTGGTGATGAATGCAAGGAGGCTATGTCAGTGATGAGGCACTCAGCTGACAAAAAGcttgttaaagaaaaaatgatggcaacatttcagcacagacaaaagGTGGTTCAAGATCCAGCTACAACCTCCACTGTCCTGGACCATTTCCCAAGATTTCTAGATACCCCTGGCTTG attgatCAAGATTTCACAATGCTCTTTGGTGAAGAAGTGTCGGGTAAATTCCTGGCAAGATGGCCAACATTCTTCAAACCGAGGATCATCTCAGATTGCAAAAATCTTCCTGAAAGTGCTCATGTCAGTGAGCTCCTTTTGTCTGCACAACAAGAGTCTGAAGATTGTG TCTGGGACTCTGAGGTGGCTGCCATCCTTTTGCTTCTTCATCTGTTACCTCCAACATCCAAGGGTAGGAAAGCTTCAAAGATTAGCACATCTGATGCTGCTGACCGGCTGGTGAAGTTCATTAAG GTGGGGCGAAGCATGGATGCCTTCCTCAAAGAAACTGGGCCTGTTCAACCACTTCTTCTGTGTGTcggagaaagaaagaacagcatTCAAAATTTCTACATTGTCCTGGACCAAAAAGTCATTCCCTGTTCAACGCAGACCGGAGTTGCTGCCTTTGATGAGCTGTTCAAGGCccattttgcttttgctgtgtcCTATGACGAGGCATTGAACAACTTCTACACATTCATCCAGACCACTGTGTACGGCATCGATGTTGGTGTTATGAAGGAGAGTCCTCGAGTCAAAGAAATCAGAGCAAGACTTCTTCATACTGCAGTTTGA
- the LOC124071783 gene encoding uncharacterized protein LOC124071783 isoform X3, whose amino-acid sequence MLVPVEYKGVSKWVRVPKTEDVYSYQEFVEGVLVKFNLPDFTSLMLKDSAGVEVDEDIFDELLKSSGVSFKAFTEGCHDDSVEDSSSEASFSEWSPSRASGASSSSGSDVTIILESTKARKRQLIEGPPDSIIAKDTVMVALHSKPGGNQIFKEYEKTNRLSDGTRRKMVNILVADMVETHGRIPPVNVRVTYALGITTLFPNLKDPDSKNGYEHFYDHQSGSGYLAWRLKTVQRNSTGEIKKSKSCFQQGPKTSRNMCSVVKQLSGDECKEAMSVMRHSADKKLVKEKMMATFQHRQKVVQDPATTSTVLDHFPRFLDTPGLIDQDFTMLFGEEVSGKFLARWPTFFKPRIISDCKNLPESAHVSELLLSAQQESEDCVWDSEVAAILLLLHLLPPTSKGRKASKISTSDAADRLVKFIKVGRSMDAFLKETGPVQPLLLCVGERKNSIQNFYIVLDQKVIPCSTQTGVAAFDELFKAHFAFAVSYDEALNNFYTFIQTTVYGIDVGVMKESPRVKEIRARLLHTAV is encoded by the exons ATGCTGGTTCCTGTAGAGTATAAGGGAGTGAGTAAATGGGTCAGGGTGCCAAAGACAGAAGATGTCTACAGTTACCAAGAATTTGTAGAAGGAG tGCTGGTGAAATTCAATTTGCCAGATTTTACATCTTTGATGCTGAAGGATTCTGCAGGAGTGGAAGTGGATGAGGACATATTTGATGAACTTTTGAAGTCATCGGGGGTGTCTTTTAAAGCCTTCACTGAAGGATGTCATG ATGACAGTGTTGAGGATTCTTCTTCAGAGGCCTCATTCTCAGAGTGGTCCCCATCACGTGCATCTGGGGCGTCATCATCATCGGGTTCAGATGTAACAATAATATTGGAATCCACCAAAGCACGCAAAAGACAGCTGATTGAAGGGCCCCCTGACAGCATTATAGCAAAAGAT ACTGTTATGGTAGCCCTGCATTCAAAGCCAGGTGGTAATCAAATATTCAAAGaatatgagaaaacaaaccGTCTTTCTGATGGTACAAGAAGAAAGATGGTGAACATACTCGTGGCTGACATGGTAGAGACTCATGG GAGGATCCCCCCAGTAAATGTCCGCGTAACATATGCACTTGGCATTACAACGTTGTTCCCCAACTTGAAGGACCCAGATTCAAAGAATGGTTAT GAACATTTTTATGACCACCAGAGTGGGTCTGGCTACCTAGCATGGAGGTTGAAAACCGTCCAGCGCAACTCTACTGGAGAGATAAAGAAATCCAAGTCATGTTTTCAACAAGGTCCCAAGACTTCTCGCAACATGTGTTCAGTTGTGAAGCAGTTGTCTGGTGATGAATGCAAGGAGGCTATGTCAGTGATGAGGCACTCAGCTGACAAAAAGcttgttaaagaaaaaatgatggcaacatttcagcacagacaaaagGTGGTTCAAGATCCAGCTACAACCTCCACTGTCCTGGACCATTTCCCAAGATTTCTAGATACCCCTGGCTTG attgatCAAGATTTCACAATGCTCTTTGGTGAAGAAGTGTCGGGTAAATTCCTGGCAAGATGGCCAACATTCTTCAAACCGAGGATCATCTCAGATTGCAAAAATCTTCCTGAAAGTGCTCATGTCAGTGAGCTCCTTTTGTCTGCACAACAAGAGTCTGAAGATTGTG TCTGGGACTCTGAGGTGGCTGCCATCCTTTTGCTTCTTCATCTGTTACCTCCAACATCCAAGGGTAGGAAAGCTTCAAAGATTAGCACATCTGATGCTGCTGACCGGCTGGTGAAGTTCATTAAG GTGGGGCGAAGCATGGATGCCTTCCTCAAAGAAACTGGGCCTGTTCAACCACTTCTTCTGTGTGTcggagaaagaaagaacagcatTCAAAATTTCTACATTGTCCTGGACCAAAAAGTCATTCCCTGTTCAACGCAGACCGGAGTTGCTGCCTTTGATGAGCTGTTCAAGGCccattttgcttttgctgtgtcCTATGACGAGGCATTGAACAACTTCTACACATTCATCCAGACCACTGTGTACGGCATCGATGTTGGTGTTATGAAGGAGAGTCCTCGAGTCAAAGAAATCAGAGCAAGACTTCTTCATACTGCAGTTTGA
- the LOC124071783 gene encoding uncharacterized protein LOC124071783 isoform X5: MASFSEWSPSRASGASSSSGSDVTIILESTKARKRQLIEGPPDSIIAKDTVMVALHSKPGGNQIFKEYEKTNRLSDGTRRKMVNILVADMVETHGRIPPVNVRVTYALGITTLFPNLKDPDSKNGYEHFYDHQSGSGYLAWRLKTVQRNSTGEIKKSKSCFQQGPKTSRNMCSVVKQLSGDECKEAMSVMRHSADKKLVKEKMMATFQHRQKVVQDPATTSTVLDHFPRFLDTPGLIDQDFTMLFGEEVSGKFLARWPTFFKPRIISDCKNLPESAHVSELLLSAQQESEDCVWDSEVAAILLLLHLLPPTSKGRKASKISTSDAADRLVKFIKVGRSMDAFLKETGPVQPLLLCVGERKNSIQNFYIVLDQKVIPCSTQTGVAAFDELFKAHFAFAVSYDEALNNFYTFIQTTVYGIDVGVMKESPRVKEIRARLLHTAV; the protein is encoded by the exons ATG GCCTCATTCTCAGAGTGGTCCCCATCACGTGCATCTGGGGCGTCATCATCATCGGGTTCAGATGTAACAATAATATTGGAATCCACCAAAGCACGCAAAAGACAGCTGATTGAAGGGCCCCCTGACAGCATTATAGCAAAAGAT ACTGTTATGGTAGCCCTGCATTCAAAGCCAGGTGGTAATCAAATATTCAAAGaatatgagaaaacaaaccGTCTTTCTGATGGTACAAGAAGAAAGATGGTGAACATACTCGTGGCTGACATGGTAGAGACTCATGG GAGGATCCCCCCAGTAAATGTCCGCGTAACATATGCACTTGGCATTACAACGTTGTTCCCCAACTTGAAGGACCCAGATTCAAAGAATGGTTAT GAACATTTTTATGACCACCAGAGTGGGTCTGGCTACCTAGCATGGAGGTTGAAAACCGTCCAGCGCAACTCTACTGGAGAGATAAAGAAATCCAAGTCATGTTTTCAACAAGGTCCCAAGACTTCTCGCAACATGTGTTCAGTTGTGAAGCAGTTGTCTGGTGATGAATGCAAGGAGGCTATGTCAGTGATGAGGCACTCAGCTGACAAAAAGcttgttaaagaaaaaatgatggcaacatttcagcacagacaaaagGTGGTTCAAGATCCAGCTACAACCTCCACTGTCCTGGACCATTTCCCAAGATTTCTAGATACCCCTGGCTTG attgatCAAGATTTCACAATGCTCTTTGGTGAAGAAGTGTCGGGTAAATTCCTGGCAAGATGGCCAACATTCTTCAAACCGAGGATCATCTCAGATTGCAAAAATCTTCCTGAAAGTGCTCATGTCAGTGAGCTCCTTTTGTCTGCACAACAAGAGTCTGAAGATTGTG TCTGGGACTCTGAGGTGGCTGCCATCCTTTTGCTTCTTCATCTGTTACCTCCAACATCCAAGGGTAGGAAAGCTTCAAAGATTAGCACATCTGATGCTGCTGACCGGCTGGTGAAGTTCATTAAG GTGGGGCGAAGCATGGATGCCTTCCTCAAAGAAACTGGGCCTGTTCAACCACTTCTTCTGTGTGTcggagaaagaaagaacagcatTCAAAATTTCTACATTGTCCTGGACCAAAAAGTCATTCCCTGTTCAACGCAGACCGGAGTTGCTGCCTTTGATGAGCTGTTCAAGGCccattttgcttttgctgtgtcCTATGACGAGGCATTGAACAACTTCTACACATTCATCCAGACCACTGTGTACGGCATCGATGTTGGTGTTATGAAGGAGAGTCCTCGAGTCAAAGAAATCAGAGCAAGACTTCTTCATACTGCAGTTTGA
- the LOC124071783 gene encoding uncharacterized protein LOC124071783 isoform X1, which produces MREGEKGCDMLVPVEYKGVSKWVRVPKTEDVYSYQEFVEGVLVKFNLPDFTSLMLKDSAGVEVDEDIFDELLKSSGVSFKAFTEGCHDDSVEDSSSEASFSEWSPSRASGASSSSGSDVTIILESTKARKRQLIEGPPDSIIAKDTVMVALHSKPGGNQIFKEYEKTNRLSDGTRRKMVNILVADMVETHGRIPPVNVRVTYALGITTLFPNLKDPDSKNGYEHFYDHQSGSGYLAWRLKTVQRNSTGEIKKSKSCFQQGPKTSRNMCSVVKQLSGDECKEAMSVMRHSADKKLVKEKMMATFQHRQKVVQDPATTSTVLDHFPRFLDTPGLIDQDFTMLFGEEVSGKFLARWPTFFKPRIISDCKNLPESAHVSELLLSAQQESEDCVWDSEVAAILLLLHLLPPTSKGRKASKISTSDAADRLVKFIKVGRSMDAFLKETGPVQPLLLCVGERKNSIQNFYIVLDQKVIPCSTQTGVAAFDELFKAHFAFAVSYDEALNNFYTFIQTTVYGIDVGVMKESPRVKEIRARLLHTAV; this is translated from the exons atgagagagggagagaaag GCTGTGATATGCTGGTTCCTGTAGAGTATAAGGGAGTGAGTAAATGGGTCAGGGTGCCAAAGACAGAAGATGTCTACAGTTACCAAGAATTTGTAGAAGGAG tGCTGGTGAAATTCAATTTGCCAGATTTTACATCTTTGATGCTGAAGGATTCTGCAGGAGTGGAAGTGGATGAGGACATATTTGATGAACTTTTGAAGTCATCGGGGGTGTCTTTTAAAGCCTTCACTGAAGGATGTCATG ATGACAGTGTTGAGGATTCTTCTTCAGAGGCCTCATTCTCAGAGTGGTCCCCATCACGTGCATCTGGGGCGTCATCATCATCGGGTTCAGATGTAACAATAATATTGGAATCCACCAAAGCACGCAAAAGACAGCTGATTGAAGGGCCCCCTGACAGCATTATAGCAAAAGAT ACTGTTATGGTAGCCCTGCATTCAAAGCCAGGTGGTAATCAAATATTCAAAGaatatgagaaaacaaaccGTCTTTCTGATGGTACAAGAAGAAAGATGGTGAACATACTCGTGGCTGACATGGTAGAGACTCATGG GAGGATCCCCCCAGTAAATGTCCGCGTAACATATGCACTTGGCATTACAACGTTGTTCCCCAACTTGAAGGACCCAGATTCAAAGAATGGTTAT GAACATTTTTATGACCACCAGAGTGGGTCTGGCTACCTAGCATGGAGGTTGAAAACCGTCCAGCGCAACTCTACTGGAGAGATAAAGAAATCCAAGTCATGTTTTCAACAAGGTCCCAAGACTTCTCGCAACATGTGTTCAGTTGTGAAGCAGTTGTCTGGTGATGAATGCAAGGAGGCTATGTCAGTGATGAGGCACTCAGCTGACAAAAAGcttgttaaagaaaaaatgatggcaacatttcagcacagacaaaagGTGGTTCAAGATCCAGCTACAACCTCCACTGTCCTGGACCATTTCCCAAGATTTCTAGATACCCCTGGCTTG attgatCAAGATTTCACAATGCTCTTTGGTGAAGAAGTGTCGGGTAAATTCCTGGCAAGATGGCCAACATTCTTCAAACCGAGGATCATCTCAGATTGCAAAAATCTTCCTGAAAGTGCTCATGTCAGTGAGCTCCTTTTGTCTGCACAACAAGAGTCTGAAGATTGTG TCTGGGACTCTGAGGTGGCTGCCATCCTTTTGCTTCTTCATCTGTTACCTCCAACATCCAAGGGTAGGAAAGCTTCAAAGATTAGCACATCTGATGCTGCTGACCGGCTGGTGAAGTTCATTAAG GTGGGGCGAAGCATGGATGCCTTCCTCAAAGAAACTGGGCCTGTTCAACCACTTCTTCTGTGTGTcggagaaagaaagaacagcatTCAAAATTTCTACATTGTCCTGGACCAAAAAGTCATTCCCTGTTCAACGCAGACCGGAGTTGCTGCCTTTGATGAGCTGTTCAAGGCccattttgcttttgctgtgtcCTATGACGAGGCATTGAACAACTTCTACACATTCATCCAGACCACTGTGTACGGCATCGATGTTGGTGTTATGAAGGAGAGTCCTCGAGTCAAAGAAATCAGAGCAAGACTTCTTCATACTGCAGTTTGA
- the LOC124071783 gene encoding uncharacterized protein LOC124071783 isoform X4, with amino-acid sequence MREGEKVLVKFNLPDFTSLMLKDSAGVEVDEDIFDELLKSSGVSFKAFTEGCHDDSVEDSSSEASFSEWSPSRASGASSSSGSDVTIILESTKARKRQLIEGPPDSIIAKDTVMVALHSKPGGNQIFKEYEKTNRLSDGTRRKMVNILVADMVETHGRIPPVNVRVTYALGITTLFPNLKDPDSKNGYEHFYDHQSGSGYLAWRLKTVQRNSTGEIKKSKSCFQQGPKTSRNMCSVVKQLSGDECKEAMSVMRHSADKKLVKEKMMATFQHRQKVVQDPATTSTVLDHFPRFLDTPGLIDQDFTMLFGEEVSGKFLARWPTFFKPRIISDCKNLPESAHVSELLLSAQQESEDCVWDSEVAAILLLLHLLPPTSKGRKASKISTSDAADRLVKFIKVGRSMDAFLKETGPVQPLLLCVGERKNSIQNFYIVLDQKVIPCSTQTGVAAFDELFKAHFAFAVSYDEALNNFYTFIQTTVYGIDVGVMKESPRVKEIRARLLHTAV; translated from the exons atgagagagggagagaaag tGCTGGTGAAATTCAATTTGCCAGATTTTACATCTTTGATGCTGAAGGATTCTGCAGGAGTGGAAGTGGATGAGGACATATTTGATGAACTTTTGAAGTCATCGGGGGTGTCTTTTAAAGCCTTCACTGAAGGATGTCATG ATGACAGTGTTGAGGATTCTTCTTCAGAGGCCTCATTCTCAGAGTGGTCCCCATCACGTGCATCTGGGGCGTCATCATCATCGGGTTCAGATGTAACAATAATATTGGAATCCACCAAAGCACGCAAAAGACAGCTGATTGAAGGGCCCCCTGACAGCATTATAGCAAAAGAT ACTGTTATGGTAGCCCTGCATTCAAAGCCAGGTGGTAATCAAATATTCAAAGaatatgagaaaacaaaccGTCTTTCTGATGGTACAAGAAGAAAGATGGTGAACATACTCGTGGCTGACATGGTAGAGACTCATGG GAGGATCCCCCCAGTAAATGTCCGCGTAACATATGCACTTGGCATTACAACGTTGTTCCCCAACTTGAAGGACCCAGATTCAAAGAATGGTTAT GAACATTTTTATGACCACCAGAGTGGGTCTGGCTACCTAGCATGGAGGTTGAAAACCGTCCAGCGCAACTCTACTGGAGAGATAAAGAAATCCAAGTCATGTTTTCAACAAGGTCCCAAGACTTCTCGCAACATGTGTTCAGTTGTGAAGCAGTTGTCTGGTGATGAATGCAAGGAGGCTATGTCAGTGATGAGGCACTCAGCTGACAAAAAGcttgttaaagaaaaaatgatggcaacatttcagcacagacaaaagGTGGTTCAAGATCCAGCTACAACCTCCACTGTCCTGGACCATTTCCCAAGATTTCTAGATACCCCTGGCTTG attgatCAAGATTTCACAATGCTCTTTGGTGAAGAAGTGTCGGGTAAATTCCTGGCAAGATGGCCAACATTCTTCAAACCGAGGATCATCTCAGATTGCAAAAATCTTCCTGAAAGTGCTCATGTCAGTGAGCTCCTTTTGTCTGCACAACAAGAGTCTGAAGATTGTG TCTGGGACTCTGAGGTGGCTGCCATCCTTTTGCTTCTTCATCTGTTACCTCCAACATCCAAGGGTAGGAAAGCTTCAAAGATTAGCACATCTGATGCTGCTGACCGGCTGGTGAAGTTCATTAAG GTGGGGCGAAGCATGGATGCCTTCCTCAAAGAAACTGGGCCTGTTCAACCACTTCTTCTGTGTGTcggagaaagaaagaacagcatTCAAAATTTCTACATTGTCCTGGACCAAAAAGTCATTCCCTGTTCAACGCAGACCGGAGTTGCTGCCTTTGATGAGCTGTTCAAGGCccattttgcttttgctgtgtcCTATGACGAGGCATTGAACAACTTCTACACATTCATCCAGACCACTGTGTACGGCATCGATGTTGGTGTTATGAAGGAGAGTCCTCGAGTCAAAGAAATCAGAGCAAGACTTCTTCATACTGCAGTTTGA